One Fusarium falciforme chromosome 1, complete sequence genomic window carries:
- a CDS encoding Git3 domain-containing protein — protein sequence MSTSPIDPVIAIPTFMGSLLSFLATSIAIVLHVVIPPKRHFRHALIINLLVAAWSDFMNSLNNTISGAVALASTSVDKNTSVGAGCIANAWFGQLSVQAIDFNILIISIVVLFTVLNSRLVAQSSAMATTAVCAAAWIPGIITSNRQPLNLLEA from the exons ATGTCCACCTCACCGATTGACCCTGTCATCGCCATACCGACATTCATGGGCTCGCTTTTGTCCTTTCTTGCCACCTCGATAGCAATCGTGTTGCATGTCGTCATTCCACCTAAGCGACATTTTCGCCATGCACTCATTATTAATCTTCTCGTGGCAG CATGGTCAGATTTCATgaatagccttaataacaCGATTTCAGGTGCGGTCGCGCTGGCGAGCACCAGCGTGGACAAGAATACATCAGTCGGCGCCGGTTGCATTGCAAACGCTTGGTTCGGACAACTCTCTGTCCAAGCTATCGACTTCAATATTCTCATCATATCTATCGTTGTTCTTTTTACTGTACTCAACAGCCGACTTGTTGCACAATCGTCTGCTATGGCAACGACAGCTGTATGCGCTGCTGCATGGATCCctggcatcatcaccagtaACCGGCAGCCATTGAATCTTCTTGAGGCGTGA